Proteins from one Setaria italica strain Yugu1 chromosome V, Setaria_italica_v2.0, whole genome shotgun sequence genomic window:
- the LOC101761506 gene encoding uncharacterized protein LOC101761506, with product MLGVEPDGGGRGGGTSSSAAENFDAGQYAFFGKEPLEGFELGGLEDASGDGNGSGFVGPEEGLYRLSSVGEEMDDQSNLSDIDDLASTFAKLNRSISGIRNPGVIGDRRSISRGSSLTVDWTEDVEFSNWVDQDVFENEEFQESKRWWSSNSSVQQGDSNSRPLSRTSSYPQQPLQHRSSEPIVLPKTSSFTSFPPPAAGGGRSPYPAQGLTRHGSIPSIGAGLQMGSPSMSLSASPYHMVGPSHGLPYTGGMPYGALNLPVNNPMQNDWSNQANPFTGEHLNLLPNLLHKQLSLPNSPMSSLLFSQHQQRLAQIQSSHQNYPNIPPHLLYPHHSAEITGRFDSVGSSHSSRDKRSRSGRGKHNIRFSQPTSDTGGQNGDSGGIKFRSKYMSSEEIESILRMQHSASHSSDPYVVDYYHQACMAKRGATSKQKNNFSPASMKDLPSKSRSSSDQHTYLQVDALGRVSFSSIRRPRSLLEVDHPSSGDGSHDQKSTMRPLEKEPMLAARVTVEDALCLLLEVDDIDRLLQSSQSQDNNFQLKRRRQVLLEGLAASLQLVDPLGPSKSGHSSGLAMKDDVVFLRIVSLPKGRKFLARYLRLLVPGSELTRIVCMAIFRHVRFLFGGLPSDSSAAETTVALAKTVTSCVHHMELGALSACLAAVVCSSEQPPLRPLGSSAGDGASLIIKSVLDRATELLTDHHAAASYTVPNRTLWQASFDAFFGLLTKYCVSKFESIQQMFVMQAPSPVIGPEASKATSKEMPVELLRASLPHTNEQQRQRLLDFAQRSMPVTGFNPQGARGGHITSESVPG from the exons ATGCTGGGCGTCGAGCCCgacggtggcggccgcggcggcggcacgtccTCCTCCGCTGCAG AGAATTTTGACGCCGGGCAGTACGCCTTCTTCGGGAAGGAGCCACTGGAGGGGTTCGAGCTCGGCGGCTTGGAGGACGCCAGCGGCGATGGCAATGGCAGTGGATTCGTTGGGCCAGAAGAGGGGCTGTATCGTCTCTCCTCAGTTGGAGAAGAG ATGGATGATCAGAGTAACTTGTCTGACATTGATGATCTTGCAAGCACCTTTGCTAAG TTGAACCGAAGCATTAGTGGGATCCGGAATCCTGGTGTTATTGGGGACAGGCGATCCATTTCAAGAGGAA GTTCTTTAACTGTTGATTGGACTGAAGATGTAGAGTTTTCAAACTGGGTAGATCAGGACGTATTTGAAAATGAGGAATTCCAGGAAAGTAAAAGATGGTGGTCATCAAATTCTTCAGTTCAGCAAGGGGACTCCAACTCCAGGCCACTAAGCCGAACATCTTCCTATCCTCAGCAGCCACTGCAGCACCGGTCAAGTGAACCTATCGTTTTACCAAAGACCTCTTCATTTACCTCCTTTCCACCACCAGCTGCTGGTGGTGGCAGATCACCTTACCCTGCTCAAGGCCTTACACGTCATGGGAGCATTCCGTCAATTGGTGCTGGGCTCCAAATGGGTTCTCCGAGCATGTCACTTTCTGCTTCTCCATATCATATGGTTGGACCATCTCATGGGCTACCATACACAGGAGGCATGCCGTATGGTGCTCTCAACCTGCCTGTAAACAATCCAATGCAAAATGATTGGTCAAACCAAGCTAACCCTTTCACTGGGGAGCATCTTAATCTACTGCCCAACTTATTACATAAACAATTATCACTTCCTAATAGCCCAATGTCATCACTCCTATTTTCTCAGCATCAGCAGAGATTGGCGCAGATCCAATCATCCCATCAGAATTACCCGAATATACCACCACACCTGTTATATCCCCATCACTCTGCAGAGATAACAGGCAGGTTTGATTCTGTTGGCAGCTCCCATTCATCAAGAGACAAGAGATCAAGGTCAGGGAGGGGAAAACATAACATTCGCTTCTCTCAACCAACATCTGACACTGGTGGCCAGAATGGTGATAGTGGCGGCATAAAGTTTAGATCCAAGTACATGTCATCTGAAGAGATCGAATCAATATTGAGAATGCAGCATTCCGCAAGTCATAGCAGTGATCCTTATGTCGTTGATTACTACCATCAAGCTTGTATGGCTAAAAGGGGTGCCACTTCTAAGCAAAAGAATAACTTCTCCCCAGCATCAATGAAAGACTTACCGTCCAAGTCTCGATCCAGCAGTGATCAGCACACATATCTTCAGGTTGATGCTCTTGGAAGAGTATCTTTCTCTTCCATACGTAGGCCTCGATCTCTTCTTGAAGTTGACCATCCTTCATCCGGTGATGGCTCTCATGATCAGAAGTCCACTATGAGGCCCCTGGAGAAAGAACCAATGCTAGCAGCAAGAGTCACTGTGGAAGATGCCCTTTGCCTTCTTCTTGAGGTGGATGACATTGACCGGCTGTTGCAGTCTAGCCAGTCACAGGACAACAATTTCCAACTAAAGCGAAGACGGCAAGTCCTCCTTGAAGGTCTAGCTGCATCACTTCAGCTTGTTGACCCTCTCGGACCCAGCAAATCTGGTCATTCATCTGGGTTAGCTATGAAGGATGATGTTGTTTTTCTTCGCATTGTTTCTCTGCCCAAAGGACGTAAATTTTTAGCACGTTACCTTCGGCTTCTTGTCCCTGGCAGCGAGCTGACCCGGATAGTATGCATGGCTATTTTTCGCCATGTGAGGTTCTTGTTTGGGGGTTTGCCATCAGACTCTAGTGCAGCAGAGACTACAGTTGCTCTTGCAAAGACTGTTACGTCTTGTGTGCATCACATGGAACTTGGTGCTCTTAGTGCCTGCCTTGCTGCTGTCGTCTGTTCATCAGAACAGCCACCTCTCCGCCCTCTTGGTAGCTCTGCTGGTGACGGGGCTTCTCTAATTATTAAATCAGTTCTGGATCGAGCAACTGAGTTGCTGACTGATCATCATGCTGCAGCCAGCTACACTGTGCCAAACAGGACTCTCTGGCAGGCATCATTTGATGCTTTCTTTGGACTTCTGACAAAATACTGTGTCAGTAAGTTTGAAAGTATTCAGCAGATGTTTGTCATGCAGGCACCAAGCCCAGTAATTGGACCTGAGGCTTCCAAAGCTACTAGTAAGGAGATGCCTGTTGAGCTACTTCGTGCAAGCCTTCCTCATACAAATGAGCAGCAACGCCAGAGGCTTCTTGATTTTGCTCAGAGATCCATGCCAGTAACAGGTTTCAATCCCCAAGGTGCTAGGGGTGGGCACATCACTTCAGAATCTGTTCCTGGTTGA
- the LOC101761119 gene encoding lipoyl synthase, chloroplastic yields the protein MQSSLARPLRPPVWAGCGGSRDCGVPRGSVSVVRCRAEAAPLTGAAARAPVGPYTGRDPEVKKPAWLRQRAAQGEKYARLRESIGELKLNTVCVEAQCPNIGECWNGGGGAGGEGDGIATATIMVLGDTCTRGCRFCAVKTSNKPPPPDPLEPLNTALAVASWGVDYVVLTSVDRDDLPDGGSSHFVQTVKALKELKPGILVECLTSDFRGDLEAVSSLANSGLDVYAHNIETVRSLQRIVRDPRAGYDQSLAVLKHAKSCREGMITKSSIMLGLGETDEEVRQTMMDLRAIGVDILTLGQYLQPTERHLTVREYVTPEKFQFWKEYGESVGFRYVASGPLVRSSYRAGELFVQNLVRNSKTLSSSS from the exons ATGCAGAGCTCGCTCGCGCGGCCGCTGCGTCCGCCGGTATGGGCTGGTTGCGGCGGGAGCCGCGACTGCGGGGTCCCGCGCGGCTCGGTCTCCGTGGTGCGGTGCCGCGCCGAGGCGGCGCCGCTGACGGGCGCGGCGGCTAGGGCGCCGGTGGGGCCGTACACCGGGAGGGACCCTGAGGTGAAGAAGCCCGCGTGGTTGCGGCAGCGCGCGGCGCAGGGGGAGAAGTACGCGCGCCTGCGGGAGTCCATCGGCGAGCTCAAGCTCAACACCGTCTGCGTCGAGGCCCAGTGCCCCAACATCGGCGAG TGTTGGaacggaggcggaggggccggcggggaAGGGGACGGCATCGCGACGGCCACCATCATGGTGCTCGGCGACACATGCACGCGCGGCTGCCGGTTCTGCGCTGTGAAGACCAGCAACAAgccgccgcccccggatccCTTGGAGCCTCTGAACACGGCTCTGGCTGTTGCAAGCTGGGG AGTAGATTATGTTGTGCTAACCAGTGTCGATAGAGATGACTTACCTGATGGTGGAAGTAGCCATTTTGTTCAGACAGTGAAAGCTTTAAAG GAGCTCAAACCAGGGATACTGGTGGAGTGCTTAACCTCAGATTTCCGAGGTGACCTGGAGGCTGTCTCATCTTTGGCAAACTCTGGTCTAGATGTGTACGCACACAACATTGAGACAGTGAGGAGTCTGCAGAGAATTGTGAGGGATCCTCGAGCAGG ATATGATCAGAGCTTGGCAGTTCTCAAGCATGCAAAAAGTTGCAGGGAGGGCATGATTACAAAATCTTCTATCATGCTTGGTCTTGGAGAGACTGATGAGGAGGTGAGGCAAACCATGATGGACTTACGGGCCATTGGTGTTGATATTCTTACTTTGGGGCAGTATTTACAG CCAACAGAGAGACATTTAACAGTAAGAGAGTACGTGACTCCCGAGAAGTTCCAGTTTTGGAAGGAGTACGGAGAATCAGTGGGTTTCCGTTATGTTGCCAGTGGACCCTTG GTTCGGTCTTCATACCGTGCAGGAGAGCTTTTTGTCCAAAATTTGGTCAGAAATAGCAAAACTTTATCTTCCTCATCGTAA
- the LOC101761905 gene encoding subtilisin-like protease SBT2.3 produces the protein MGVVRMKKHRAASAVFLYAVVVLGVLMGGAGVRAFEDGTAVYIVTMKQSPVFHRRLNLEKFGNSRVADAAGGGSGGGGGSGGGAGDTPSTSVLRKPRHGSPKPMNYGSYLVRLQNLLLKRTLRGEHYIKLYSYRYLVNGFAVVITPQQADRLSGRKEVANVMLDYSVRTATTHTPEFLGLPQGAWVQEGGPQFAGQGVVVGLIDTGIDPTHPSFADDLSTDSYPVPAHYSGICEVTNDFPSGSCNRKLVGARHFAASAITRGVFNASQDLASPADSDGHGTHTASIAAGNHGIPVVVAGHQFGNASGMAPRAHIAVYKALYKSFGGFAADVVAAIDQAAEDNVDIISLSITPNRRPPGLAIFFNPIDMALLSAVKAGIFVVQAAGNTGPSPKSMSSYSPWIFTVGASAHDRVYNNYVVLGNNLTIQGVGLAPGTDGDCMYTLIAAPHALKNNTASPTELSLGECQDSSRLDADLIKGKILVCSYSIRFVLGLSSVKQALDTANNVSAAGVIFYLDPFVLGFQLNPTPMRMPGLIIPSSDDSKVFLTYYNDSLVRDETSGQIVSFGGVGKILGGLNPIYGNSAPKVMFYSARGPDPEDNSLSNADILKPNLVAPGSSIWGAWSSLGLDSAEFAGESFAMLSGTSMAAPHVAGLAALIKQKFPSFSPAAIASALSTTTTLSDRQGKPIMAQRTYSNPDSTQSPATAFDMGNGFVNATAALDPGIIFDCSYNDFFSFLCGINGSGPVVTNYTGNSCAASTMTGADLNLPSITIAVLNQTRTITRTVTNVAADESYTVSYSAPYGTVVSVAPTQFVIPSGQKQLLTFVVNATMNSSTASFGSVGFYGDKGHRAIIPFSVISKVVYSS, from the exons ATGGGGGTGGTGCGGATGAAGAAGCACCGGGCGGCTTCCGCCGTGTTCCTGTACGCCGTGGTGGTTCTTGGGGTGTTgatgggcggcgccggcgtccgcgcCTTCGAGGATGGCACCGCGGTGTACATTGTCACCATGAAGCAGTCGCCGGTGTTCCACAGGCGCCTTAACTTGGAGAAGTTCGGGAACAGCAGAGTCGCCGATGCCgcaggaggcggcagcggcggcggcggaggaagcggaggggGAGCTGGGGACACCCCGAGCACCAGCGTGCTCAGGAAGCCAAG ACATGGTTCACCCAAGCCTATGAATTATGGCTCCTACCTTGTTCGCCTTCAAAATTTACTACTGAAGAGGACGCTAAGAGGAGAACACTATATAAAGCTGTACAGCTACCGCTACTTGGTTAATGGTTTTGCTGTTGTTATCACTCCTCAGCAG GCAGACAGGCTATCCGGAAGAAAAGAAGTAGCAAATGTGATGTTGGATTACTCAGTTAGGACAGCAACAACTCACACCCCTGAATTTCTTGGACTGCCACAAGGAGCCTGGGTTCAAGAAGGCGGTCCGCAATTCGCTGGTCAGGGTGTTGTCGTTGGCCTCATTGACACAGGAATAGATCCAACCCACCCTAGCTTCGCAGATGATCTGTCAACTGATAGTTATCCAGTCCCTGCTCACTACTCTGGCATTTGTGAGGTTACAAATGATTTTCCATCGGGATCCTGCAACAGAAAGCTTGTAGGTGCTCGGCATTTTGCAGCATCTGCAATAACTAGAGGAGTCTTCAATGCTTCCCAAGATCTTGCTTCACCAGCTGATAGTGATGGCCATGGGAC GCATACAGCATCCATTGCTGCTGGTAATCACGGAATTCCTGTTGTTGTGGCTGGGCATCAATTTGGAAATGCAAGTGGCATGGCTCCTCGTGCACA CATTGCTGTCTATAAAGCTCTTTACAAAAGCTTTGGAGGTTTTGCTGCTGATGTAGTGGCTGCAATAGATCAG GCAGCTGAAGATAATGTTGACATAATCAGCTTATCCATTACTCCTAATCGGAGGCCTCCCGGCCTGGCTATATTTTTCAATCCAATAGATATGGCACTTTTGTCAGCTGTAAAAGCTGGCATATTTGTGGTGCAAGCTGCAGGAAATACTGGCCCTTCCCCTAAGAGCATGTCTTCCTACAGTCCTTGGATATTTACTGTAGGAGCTTCTGCCCATGACAGGGTATATAACAACTATGTTGTACTTGGCAACAATTTGACCATTCAAGGAGTCGGGCTTGCTC CTggaacggatggtgattgcatGTACACTCTAATTGCTGCACCTCATGCGCTGAAAAACAATACAGCCAGTCCTACTGAATTGTCCCTGGGGGAGTGCCAAGATTCAAGTCGGTTAGATGCAGATTTGATAAAAGGAAAGATACTAGTGTGCAGCTATTCTATAAGATTTGTACTTGGTCTTTCTTCAGTGAAACAAGCTTTAGATACAGCCAACAATGTCAGTGCTGCAGGAGTTATATTCTATTTAGACCCATTTGTTCTTGGGTTCCAGTTGAACCCAACTCCAATGCGCATGCCTGGACTTATAATACCATCATCTGATGACTCTAAG GTATTTCTCACTTACTACAATGACTCCCTAGTGAGAGATGAGACATCAGGACAAATTGTCAGCTTTGGTGGAGTTGGAAAAATACTAGGGGGTCTAAATCCGATTTATGGAAATTCTGCACCGAAAGTAATGTTCTATTCTGCTAGGGGTCCTGACCCTGAGGACAACTCATTGTCGAATGCTGACATCTTGAAACCAAATCTGGTAGCACCTGGAAGTTCCATTTGGGGTGCTTGGAGTTCCCTTGGATTGGATTCTGCTGAATTTGCTG GTGAAAGTTTTGCAATGCTCTCGGGCACAAGTATGGCTGCACCCCATGTTGCCGGCCTTGCTGCTCTAATCAAGCAGAAGTTTCCTTCTTTTAGCCCAGCAGCTATAGCTTCTGCATTGTCTACGACCACAACTCTTAGTGACAGGCAAGGGAAACCAATCATGGCACAGAGAACATACAGCAACCCAGACTCAACACAGTCTCCTGCTACAGCATTTGATATGGGGAATGGCTTTGTCAATGCTACTGCTGCTTTGGACCCAGGGATCATATTTGATTGCA GTTACAAcgatttcttctcctttctctGTGGCATAAACGGGTCCGGCCCAGTAGTGACGAACTACACAGGCAACAGCTGTGCGGCTTCCACCATGACAGGAGCAGATCTAAACCTACCCTCAATCACCATAGCAGTGCTCAACCAGACAAGAACCATAACTAGAACGGTGACCAATGTGGCGGCTGATGAGAGCTACACGGTTAGCTACAGCGCTCCCTATGGAACCGTGGTCTCTGTGGCGCCAACACAGTTCGTCATTCCGAGCGGGCAGAAGCAGCTACTGACCTTCGTCGTGAACGCCACCATGAACAGCTCTACTGCAAGCTTCGGGAGCGTTGGGTTCTACGGTGACAAAGGCCACCGGGCGATCATCCCGTTCTCGGTGATCTCCAAGGTTGTATACAGttcctga
- the LOC101762731 gene encoding protein PLASTID TRANSCRIPTIONALLY ACTIVE 12, which translates to MASSSHPCRLFPGMSPAVVSGSVSAPAPARSCKPSKVSARLLHRRRPLSLGTRRARIRCVKDDSLHFDPSKIEPPPYSSYFDSTSGQLEPASGARASIPGKEYWPEGTAARVRAARAPAPVGESAGAPSFGTKPGSRRKGYKEHVTSASGTEGAQTDDGVDDDEPVVAIVDSGDDASEEPKDSADEYVIYEMPEEEELSEYDMDKMMGRPHPFIDPDKAMSLGEPKTSEELWWNWRRKSQEEEMWSRWQRRRPDVDTVFAKAMAETGQIKIFGDQPSRTEAALAKTRRHLFKEERLEEERRRLEEIGPIAYYSEWVEAYKNTDTSREAIQKHFEETGEDENAQLIKMFQHQTAGEYRIMMGTDVRIQRDPLAMRMREDQIKQIWGGDPVYPTINYVQDPEEVIDYRGPEFHEPTPEVVPYLMEHGIMITKEELYARLNEERDDVNQDITYIPEVKDPMATAVDIGEHSYNEDSDDEDEDVDKAAAQPESLEDEEDDGDDAEEVEEKVSQNWSVLKSTGQVEKPKEKSKKGDMSLNEAIDESENLTDFLMDFEEDE; encoded by the exons ATGGCGTCCAGCTCCCACCCGTGTCGGCTCTTCCCAG GCATGTCGCCGGCGGTGGTGTCCGGTTCCGTCtccgcgccggctccggcgcgCTCCTGCAAGCCTTCC aaGGTGTCTGCTCGTTTGCTTCACCGGAGGAGGCCGCTGTCCTTGGGGACGCGGCGGGCCAGGATCAGGTGCGTCAAGGACGACTCGCTCCATTTCGACCCGTCCAAGATCGAGCCGCCGCCGTACTCCAGCTACTTCGACTCCACGTCCGGCCAGCTCGAGCCGGCGTCGGGCGCCCGGGCGAGCATACCCGGGAAGGAGTACTGGCCCGAGGGCACCGCGGCCCGCGTgcgggccgcgcgcgcgcctgcTCCGGTCGGGGAGTCGGCTGGGGCCCCTTCGTTTGGCACGAAGCCAGGGAGCAGGAGGAAAGGATACAAGGAGCACGTGACGTCAGCGTCAGGAACGGAGGGTGCGCAGACAGACGACGGCGTGGATGACGACGAGCCTGTTGTGGCCATTGTAGACTCTGGGGATGATGCGTCGGAGGAGCCAAAGGATTCAGCGGATGAATATGTCATTTACGAGATGCCAGAGGAAGAGGAGTTGAGTGAGTATGACATGGACAAGATGATGGGGCGGCCACATCCGTTCATTGACCCGGATAAGGCGATGTCGTTAGGGGAGCCCAAAACCAGTGAAGAGCTCTGGTGGAACTGGAGAAGGAAGTCTCAGGAGGAGGAAATGTGGTCAAGATGGCAGAGGAGGCGTCCAGATGTTGACACG GTTTTTGCAAAGGCAATGGCAGAGACTgggcaaatcaaaatttttggGGACCAGCCTTCACGGACAGAAGCTGCTCTCGCAAAGACAAGAAGACATTTGTTCAAAGAGGAAAG GTTAGAAGAAGAGCGAAGGAGACTAGAAGAAATAGGACCGATAGCATACTACTCAGAATGGGTTGAAGCTTATAAAAACACGGATACATCACGCGAAGCCATACAGAAGCACTTTGAGGAAACTGGTGAAGATGAGAATGCTCAACTTATAAAAATGTTTCAACACCAGACTGCTGGCGAATATCGTATCATGATGGGGACAGATGTGCGTATTCAGCGAGATCCTTTGGCCATGAGGATGCGGGAAGATCAGATCAAACAGa TTTGGGGCGGTGATCCTGTCTATCCAACAATTAATTATGTTCAGGATCCTGAAGAAGTGATTGACTACAGAGGTCCAGAATTTCATGAGCCTACACCTGAAGTTGTACCTTACCTGATGGAG CATGGGATAATGATCACAAAGGAAGAGCTGTATGCACGTCTGAATGAAGAGAGAGATGACGTCAATCAAGACATAACG TATATTCCTGAAGTCAAAGATCCTATGGCTACTGCTGTTGATATAGGAGAGCATTCT TACAATGAagatagtgatgatgaggatgaggatgttGACAAAGCTGCTGCACAGCCTGAATCACTAGAG GACGAGGAAGATGATGGGGATGATGCTGAGGAAGTAGAAGAGAAAGTGAGCCAAAATTGGAGTGTTCTAAAGTCTACTGGACAGGTTGAAAAGCCAAAG GAAAAATCAAAGAAAGGTGATATGTCACTAAACGAAGCCATTGATGAATCTGAGAACCTAACTGACTTTCTTATGGACTTTGAGGAAGACGAGTAA